TCCCGGTGAGACGAGTTCCCTTCTCGCTCCTGCGAAATCCTCTCTCTCTGCCCGGCCGATTGAAAACCAGTCGCTGGCCTCACCCAAAACCGCTGTTTTTGGCCTCATCCCTGACCGGCGCGAACATTCTATTCATATTCGACCCTTTCGGGGTCGGGCGGGAGGCCGACATGTCCACTTACACCCAGATTTACTACCACCTCGTCTTTTCAACCAAAGGCCGTGAACCGGTCCTTCTCAAGGAGAGAAGAGAAGCGTTGTACCGCTTCATCTGGGGTATCGTCAAGAACCTCCATGGCCATCTGTACCGAGTGGGCGGAACGGAAGACCACCTCCACATTTTCAGCGATCTTCACCCCTCCGTTCGCCTTGCCGATTACGTGAAGACCATCAAGCTGGGGTCCGCTGACTGGATCCGGAAGGAGAGGGTCTTTCCCCGCTTCGGTCACTGGCAGGAAGGTTACGGCGCCTTCACCCTGGGCCCGGATGGAAAGGACGCGCTCATCGAGTACATCAAGGACCAGGAGGCGCATCACCGGATCCATTCCTTCCTGGACGAGTACCGGAAGTTCCTGACCGTGGCGGGAGTGGAATTCGAGGAGAGCTATCTCCAGTGACGGTCAGGCGCCGTCAACGATCCGCAAGACTGATGGATGGGGAGCGCGGGCGTCCCGTACACAATCAATTCTGGATGTGAAAGGTTTGGCGGGCTGGGTACCCACGCTCACGGTATTTGCGACCTTTTCAAAATTTTCCGGGTCCCCGCGGTTGACGGCACTGCGGGAGGGCTTCGACCCGTCTCACAAAGTCACCGCTTCGCCCCCGAAGGGGTCGAACGTGAATAGAACGAGATGAGAATCGTTCCCCCCGACCCCGAAGGGGTCGAATGTGAATAGAATGAGGTGAGAATCGTATCCCCCGACCCCGAAGGGGTCGAATGTGAATAGACGAG
This genomic window from Acidobacteriota bacterium contains:
- the tnpA gene encoding IS200/IS605 family transposase; its protein translation is MSTYTQIYYHLVFSTKGREPVLLKERREALYRFIWGIVKNLHGHLYRVGGTEDHLHIFSDLHPSVRLADYVKTIKLGSADWIRKERVFPRFGHWQEGYGAFTLGPDGKDALIEYIKDQEAHHRIHSFLDEYRKFLTVAGVEFEESYLQ